From Streptomyces sp. Edi4, one genomic window encodes:
- a CDS encoding SUKH-4 family immunity protein translates to MVTFAQAQERAEEWINGDVPAYQHREVRVREFELGFVVWAEDRENGPAVDGGAQRLVIARDSGDASLWPALPVGEVIRRYEEEYGVPEAAPAASPEPPARIDLNQTSFLLSPPEWLQDAADRMGIPDRRGESASARASDVDGGVGVGAGAGAGGGGGSRTGSPASAEPVGAAGPVSPAEPVAPAWPAAGGAGRDQDADGGTPWAGTDTNAGSDDGSVPLPATVFAPALSGSDDEQTPPKVMPEAKTALMPGGSRLPPTALAPAYDPQGTSAPEARPPGGPGADARTPGAPVPDAGMPGAQAPGAPVSGGSGLDARLPDAGMPGAPTPGAPTPGGSGLDAWVPGASAPGGRTPGGPISHGAPDAASGHASSGAEDIADAATSKASGPPPGARAARGAGSVTPPPPGAPGTPGARPGVPTAGPVPGPTPPPGAVPAGATPPAGASLGGYLPTQLVSQLGPDGPQPPGAPTPPPARGDVHQAATMFADPSQGGQVRLGPPVPPGPPGAPGAPGAPMPPRAPGAPGAPGAPMPPGTPGVAPGAVHQAATMFADPSQGGQVRLGPPVPPGPPGAPGAPTPPGPPGASPAGPGAPPGGVHQAATMLAGPAQMGPGGAVPQPPGPPGMPPGGAVPQPPPAYGYPQQPPAGLPTVGPGYQAVLRYRAPDGSEQQLIRRSAPGIPHPEWQIFHELRAMNVPADHVLELHTELESCELPGGYCARMIREQWPQVRITHVAPYGKDHGSRRQGVRHLLTHQGELAQVADGPARPQPVRAPIPAVQPVPPLPPEGVAHELAGAFGPQGVFRFDQRAVSRQGVPEVVAVTLVWAGLPVDFGPFFWAQAAPGQPVPTLAELAQQRGVQPAADAGSYLVMGSDFGRAICVQYGTANIVAVPVEAGPSAGGHAQSVPPQFVNSGLPEFVRSLALLGRMWRLRFGLNPEQAGRWTVDFQAQLAALDPAALASPESWWSVLLEQMWDGLL, encoded by the coding sequence GACAGCGGCGACGCGTCGTTGTGGCCCGCGTTGCCGGTGGGTGAGGTGATCCGCCGGTACGAGGAGGAGTACGGGGTGCCCGAGGCCGCGCCGGCCGCGTCGCCCGAGCCGCCGGCCCGGATCGACCTGAACCAGACGTCGTTCCTGCTGAGTCCGCCCGAGTGGTTGCAGGACGCGGCGGACCGGATGGGGATTCCCGACCGGCGGGGAGAGAGTGCGAGTGCGCGTGCCTCCGACGTTGACGGTGGCGTCGGTGTTGGTGCTGGTGCTGGTGCTGGCGGCGGTGGTGGTTCGCGTACGGGGTCACCGGCTTCCGCCGAACCCGTGGGAGCCGCCGGACCCGTGAGCCCCGCCGAGCCCGTGGCGCCGGCGTGGCCGGCCGCCGGGGGCGCCGGGCGGGACCAGGACGCGGACGGGGGTACGCCCTGGGCGGGCACGGATACCAACGCGGGGTCGGACGACGGCTCGGTGCCGCTGCCCGCGACGGTGTTCGCGCCCGCGCTCTCGGGTTCGGACGATGAGCAGACGCCGCCGAAGGTGATGCCCGAGGCGAAGACGGCGCTGATGCCGGGGGGCAGCCGGCTTCCCCCGACGGCGCTCGCGCCCGCGTACGACCCGCAGGGCACGTCGGCGCCGGAGGCGCGGCCGCCGGGCGGTCCTGGGGCGGACGCGCGAACGCCGGGTGCACCGGTGCCGGACGCGGGCATGCCGGGTGCGCAGGCGCCGGGTGCGCCGGTGTCGGGTGGGTCCGGGTTGGATGCGCGGCTGCCGGACGCGGGCATGCCGGGCGCGCCAACTCCGGGTGCGCCGACGCCGGGTGGGTCCGGGCTGGATGCGTGGGTGCCGGGTGCGTCGGCGCCCGGAGGTCGCACGCCCGGGGGGCCCATCTCCCACGGCGCGCCTGACGCCGCGTCAGGTCACGCGTCCTCGGGCGCGGAGGACATCGCGGACGCCGCGACCAGTAAGGCATCCGGTCCGCCGCCGGGTGCGCGGGCCGCGCGGGGCGCGGGTTCGGTGACACCGCCGCCGCCGGGCGCGCCGGGGACCCCGGGTGCCCGGCCAGGCGTGCCGACGGCCGGTCCGGTGCCGGGCCCCACTCCGCCGCCGGGTGCGGTGCCCGCGGGGGCGACGCCGCCTGCGGGTGCGTCCTTGGGCGGTTATCTGCCCACGCAGCTGGTGTCGCAGCTGGGTCCTGACGGGCCCCAGCCCCCCGGCGCGCCGACGCCACCGCCCGCGCGGGGCGATGTGCATCAGGCCGCGACGATGTTCGCGGACCCGAGTCAGGGCGGTCAGGTCCGCCTTGGCCCGCCGGTGCCGCCGGGCCCACCCGGTGCGCCCGGCGCCCCGGGGGCGCCTATGCCTCCGCGTGCCCCTGGTGCTCCTGGTGCTCCTGGTGCGCCCATGCCGCCCGGAACGCCCGGGGTGGCGCCCGGCGCCGTGCATCAGGCCGCGACGATGTTCGCCGACCCGAGCCAGGGCGGTCAGGTCCGCCTTGGCCCGCCGGTGCCGCCGGGCCCACCCGGTGCGCCCGGCGCTCCGACACCGCCCGGTCCGCCCGGTGCGTCGCCCGCCGGTCCCGGTGCGCCGCCCGGTGGGGTGCACCAGGCGGCGACGATGCTGGCGGGGCCCGCGCAGATGGGTCCCGGTGGCGCCGTGCCGCAGCCGCCCGGGCCGCCCGGTATGCCGCCGGGTGGCGCCGTGCCGCAGCCGCCGCCCGCGTACGGCTATCCCCAGCAGCCCCCGGCAGGACTGCCGACGGTGGGCCCCGGCTACCAGGCGGTGCTGCGCTACCGCGCGCCCGACGGGTCCGAGCAGCAGCTCATCCGGCGTTCGGCGCCGGGCATTCCGCATCCGGAGTGGCAGATCTTCCACGAGCTGCGGGCGATGAACGTGCCCGCCGACCACGTGCTGGAGCTGCACACGGAGCTGGAGTCGTGCGAGCTGCCGGGCGGTTACTGCGCGCGGATGATCCGTGAGCAGTGGCCGCAGGTGCGGATCACGCATGTGGCCCCGTACGGCAAGGACCACGGCTCGCGCCGTCAGGGTGTGCGGCATCTGCTCACGCACCAGGGCGAGTTGGCGCAGGTCGCGGACGGCCCGGCGAGGCCGCAGCCGGTGCGGGCGCCGATTCCGGCCGTGCAGCCGGTGCCGCCGCTGCCGCCGGAGGGCGTGGCGCACGAGCTGGCCGGCGCGTTCGGGCCGCAGGGCGTGTTCCGCTTCGACCAGCGCGCGGTCTCGCGCCAGGGTGTGCCGGAGGTCGTGGCGGTCACGCTCGTGTGGGCGGGGCTTCCGGTGGACTTCGGGCCGTTCTTCTGGGCGCAGGCCGCGCCCGGGCAGCCGGTGCCCACGCTGGCGGAACTCGCGCAGCAGCGCGGCGTGCAGCCGGCCGCCGACGCGGGCTCGTACCTGGTGATGGGCTCCGACTTCGGGCGGGCGATCTGTGTCCAGTACGGGACCGCGAACATCGTGGCCGTGCCGGTGGAGGCGGGGCCTTCGGCGGGTGGGCACGCCCAGTCGGTGCCGCCGCAGTTCGTGAACTCGGGGCTGCCGGAGTTCGTACGCTCCCTCGCGCTGCTCGGCCGGATGTGGCGGCTGCGGTTCGGGCTCAACCCGGAGCAGGCGGGCCGCTGGACGGTCGACTTCCAGGCGCAGCTGGCGGCGCTCGACCCGGCGGCGCTTGCGTCGCCGGAGAGCTGGTGGTCGGTGCTGCTTGAGCAGATGTGGGACGGGCTGCTCTAG
- a CDS encoding ABC transporter ATP-binding protein, with product MTTAVTIPRHGDTGGRATVAARARQVVKAYGSGETRVVALDHVDVDIARGRFTAIMGPSGSGKSTLMHCLAGLDTVTGGQIHLDETEITGLKDKKLTQLRRDRIGFIFQAFNLLPTLNALENITLPMDIAGRKPDAQWLERVVETVGLAGRLKHRPTQLSGGQQQRVAVARALAARPEIIFGDEPTGNLDSRAGAEVLGFLRQSVDELGQTIVMVTHDPVAASYADRVLYLADGRIVDEMLRPTAEAVLDRMKDFDARGRTS from the coding sequence GTGACAACCGCTGTGACCATTCCCAGGCACGGGGACACCGGAGGGCGTGCGACGGTCGCGGCTCGGGCGCGCCAGGTCGTGAAGGCGTACGGGTCGGGGGAGACCCGGGTCGTGGCGCTCGACCACGTCGACGTCGACATAGCCCGGGGCCGGTTCACCGCGATCATGGGCCCGTCGGGTTCCGGCAAGTCCACGCTGATGCACTGCCTGGCCGGCCTGGACACGGTGACGGGTGGCCAGATCCATCTGGACGAGACCGAGATCACCGGCCTCAAGGACAAGAAGCTCACGCAGCTGCGCCGGGACCGGATCGGGTTCATCTTCCAGGCGTTCAACCTGCTGCCGACGCTGAACGCGCTGGAGAACATCACGCTGCCGATGGACATCGCGGGCCGCAAGCCCGACGCCCAGTGGCTGGAGCGCGTGGTGGAGACGGTGGGCCTGGCCGGGCGGCTCAAGCACCGGCCGACCCAGCTCTCCGGCGGCCAGCAGCAGCGGGTCGCCGTGGCGCGGGCACTGGCGGCCAGGCCGGAGATCATCTTCGGTGACGAGCCGACCGGAAACCTGGACTCGCGGGCCGGCGCCGAAGTGCTCGGCTTTCTGCGCCAGTCCGTCGACGAGCTGGGCCAGACCATCGTGATGGTCACCCACGACCCGGTGGCCGCCTCCTACGCCGACCGCGTGCTCTACCTGGCCGACGGCCGCATCGTCGACGAGATGCTGCGCCCGACGGCTGAGGCGGTCCTGGACCGCATG
- a CDS encoding cellulose-binding protein, translating to MSAASVPPSGRPFGTGRGRGYRPEQVDSAVARLAREGRAAREEEARLVALAAELEEDVARLRARVAGLAPQTYETLGGRAGALFALSVEEADAVRASAREAAAERGRAAEEAGRAVKDAARAHSEAVLADAEEWVERRLLAARTEADELRGAARAEADALREEAADGLASTRRRCAARLADLDREQAGAREADERERALREGELDARLAGLTRAAEAALAEARRGFAEAEEGARSAEEAAQARAAGLLAQARAAEERVVADTDRVVRDDDAARERLRAHMDHIRTALSTLTGHQRP from the coding sequence ATGAGCGCAGCATCGGTGCCGCCGTCGGGGCGGCCGTTCGGGACCGGCAGGGGCCGGGGCTACCGTCCCGAGCAGGTCGACTCCGCCGTGGCCCGGCTCGCGCGGGAGGGGCGGGCGGCCCGGGAGGAGGAGGCCCGGCTCGTCGCCCTCGCGGCGGAGCTCGAGGAGGACGTCGCGCGGCTGCGTGCGCGGGTGGCCGGGCTCGCGCCGCAGACGTACGAGACGCTGGGCGGGCGCGCCGGGGCGCTGTTCGCGCTGTCCGTGGAGGAGGCGGACGCGGTGCGGGCCTCGGCGCGGGAGGCGGCGGCGGAGCGGGGGCGCGCGGCCGAGGAGGCGGGCCGCGCGGTCAAGGACGCGGCGCGGGCGCACAGCGAGGCGGTGCTCGCGGACGCGGAGGAGTGGGTGGAGCGCAGGCTGCTCGCGGCCCGTACGGAGGCGGACGAACTGCGGGGCGCGGCTCGTGCCGAGGCGGATGCGCTGCGCGAGGAGGCGGCGGACGGGCTGGCCTCGACGCGTCGGCGTTGCGCGGCGCGGCTGGCGGACCTGGACCGGGAGCAGGCCGGGGCGCGGGAGGCGGACGAGCGCGAACGGGCGCTGCGCGAGGGCGAGTTGGATGCGCGCCTCGCCGGCCTGACGCGTGCGGCCGAGGCGGCGCTGGCCGAGGCGCGGCGCGGGTTCGCGGAGGCCGAGGAGGGCGCCCGCAGCGCCGAGGAGGCGGCGCAGGCGCGGGCGGCGGGCCTGCTGGCGCAGGCGCGGGCCGCCGAGGAGCGGGTCGTGGCGGACACGGATCGGGTGGTACGCGATGACGACGCGGCGCGTGAGCGTTTGCGGGCCCACATGGACCACATCCGAACCGCGCTGTCCACGCTGACGGGTCACCAGCGCCCCTGA